The bacterium genome has a segment encoding these proteins:
- the tsaE gene encoding tRNA (adenosine(37)-N6)-threonylcarbamoyltransferase complex ATPase subunit type 1 TsaE: protein MMAPGDTVLLPDEAATITFGRELAQSISTPWVIALSGELGAGKTTLVKGIVEGLHCIDAAASPTFAIVHRYAGERPLVHCDWYRIERERELVNIGWDEIVDNEERIVVEWAEKFPELLPRSTRFLHLAYRDGGRTITAGSGW from the coding sequence ATGATGGCTCCCGGCGATACAGTTTTACTGCCGGATGAGGCGGCAACAATTACTTTTGGAAGAGAGCTTGCCCAATCGATTAGTACTCCCTGGGTTATCGCATTGAGTGGAGAATTGGGTGCGGGGAAGACAACACTCGTCAAAGGGATAGTTGAAGGCTTACATTGTATCGATGCGGCTGCCTCGCCAACTTTTGCCATCGTGCATCGGTATGCTGGGGAACGTCCGCTGGTACATTGCGATTGGTACCGGATTGAACGTGAACGAGAGTTAGTGAATATTGGTTGGGATGAAATCGTCGACAATGAAGAACGAATCGTTGTTGAGTGGGCTGAGAAATTTCCCGAATTGTTACCTCGTTCGACACGGTTTCTCCATCTTGCATATCGGGATGGTGGACGAACGATTACCGCCGGGAGTGGTTGGTGA
- a CDS encoding HAMP domain-containing histidine kinase translates to MKYNWVANWKAGIFLAALVITGGVLVLSFQLVNEMRATTRRHLMVTVERYRDFLIADDPQPALETIQKIEFPIILADSSGTPLFWKNLPIAPDNHSELAVRELKKYIRAFDKQGNQPISLDLGSGIVQYFHYADENLIRQLQWLMWLGIGATVVLVLLGYYGFNAVRSAENRAMWIGLARETAHQFGTPISSLMAWLELLQQKYHDEPVFGEMERDIQRLQSVLRRFSAIGREEEPVVADLVQTVRDSIAYMEQRLPKRARNIDLHVENERSVPVKMRPELIGWVLENLIRNAAEAIEKGIGKIDIAIKKEHGRAIVTITDNGKGMTSRERHNAFRAGFSTKQKGWGVGLSLARRIVHDEHRGSLTIVSSTQEVGSTFRMELPLAHEAKPLHSDFS, encoded by the coding sequence ATGAAATATAACTGGGTGGCGAATTGGAAAGCGGGCATCTTCTTAGCTGCTTTGGTAATCACCGGTGGTGTGTTGGTTCTCTCGTTTCAATTGGTCAACGAAATGCGCGCTACGACTCGCCGTCATTTAATGGTGACAGTCGAGCGTTATCGCGATTTCCTGATTGCGGATGATCCGCAGCCTGCCCTCGAGACAATACAAAAAATCGAGTTTCCAATTATTCTTGCCGATTCGAGCGGAACGCCGTTGTTTTGGAAAAACCTGCCGATTGCCCCGGATAATCATTCCGAATTGGCGGTACGCGAGTTAAAGAAGTACATCCGCGCGTTCGATAAACAAGGCAATCAACCGATCTCACTTGATCTCGGTAGCGGAATCGTTCAGTATTTTCATTATGCCGACGAGAATTTAATCCGCCAATTGCAATGGTTGATGTGGCTGGGCATCGGTGCGACAGTTGTATTGGTGTTATTGGGATACTACGGATTCAATGCCGTCCGCTCGGCGGAGAATCGGGCGATGTGGATCGGGCTTGCCCGTGAGACGGCGCATCAATTCGGAACGCCGATTAGCAGTTTAATGGCGTGGCTCGAATTGCTCCAACAGAAGTATCACGATGAACCGGTGTTTGGTGAAATGGAACGCGACATCCAGCGACTGCAAAGCGTGTTGCGTCGGTTCTCCGCCATTGGACGCGAAGAGGAACCAGTCGTTGCTGATTTGGTACAGACGGTACGCGATTCGATTGCATATATGGAGCAACGATTGCCGAAAAGGGCAAGAAACATCGATTTGCATGTAGAAAACGAAAGATCGGTTCCCGTCAAAATGCGTCCGGAGCTTATCGGTTGGGTATTGGAAAACCTGATTCGGAATGCCGCCGAAGCGATCGAAAAAGGGATCGGGAAAATCGACATTGCGATAAAAAAAGAACACGGCAGAGCAATCGTAACCATCACCGACAATGGCAAGGGAATGACCAGCCGGGAACGGCACAACGCCTTTCGTGCGGGCTTTTCCACCAAACAAAAAGGGTGGGGAGTCGGCTTATCGTTAGCGCGTCGAATCGTACATGACGAGCATCGCGGTTCGTTGACGATTGTGAGTTCGACACAGGAAGTTGGTTCGACGTTTCGGATGGAATTGCCGTTAGCGCATGAAGCAAAACCTTTGCATAGCGATTTTTCCTAA
- the cdaA gene encoding diadenylate cyclase CdaA, with product MNQELFKFSFLSIRPFDILDILLVATVFYYLWKLTHNTRAARMWFGILLLLAFGMVARILNLRALSWILASLSAFWAVAFVILFQPELRRALSDLGRTPFSRRRISARLPDILVQACGELSRRRWGAIILIRRKNPVAHFIETGIPIHSDVSSELLVNIFAPNTPLHDGCVIIDGDRVIAARCVLPVVEERGPLGMRHRAALAASQETDAVAVVVSEETGQVSIAVEGDWLLFRGDATEIPTSLASSISARAQ from the coding sequence ATGAATCAGGAGCTGTTTAAGTTCAGTTTTCTATCCATCCGACCGTTCGATATTCTCGATATTCTTCTCGTTGCCACTGTTTTCTACTATCTCTGGAAGTTAACCCATAATACTCGCGCCGCCCGCATGTGGTTTGGTATCCTGTTGTTGCTTGCCTTTGGCATGGTTGCTCGGATTCTGAACCTGCGCGCGTTGTCGTGGATACTCGCATCGCTTTCCGCTTTCTGGGCGGTTGCATTCGTCATCTTATTCCAGCCTGAGTTGCGGCGTGCCTTAAGTGATTTAGGACGAACACCGTTTTCCCGGCGCCGGATTTCCGCGCGTCTCCCTGACATTCTCGTACAAGCCTGTGGCGAGTTAAGCCGACGACGGTGGGGTGCAATTATTCTCATTCGCCGAAAAAACCCCGTCGCACATTTTATCGAAACCGGAATCCCGATTCACTCTGATGTATCTTCTGAATTGTTGGTAAATATCTTTGCACCGAATACCCCTTTACACGATGGCTGTGTTATCATTGACGGCGACCGGGTGATTGCTGCCCGGTGTGTGTTGCCGGTGGTTGAGGAGCGCGGTCCGTTGGGAATGCGACATCGTGCTGCATTGGCAGCTTCACAAGAAACCGATGCCGTTGCCGTGGTAGTTTCGGAAGAAACCGGACAAGTATCAATTGCCGTGGAGGGGGACTGGTTGCTATTCCGGGGCGACGCCACCGAAATTCCTACCAGTTTGGCGTCGAGTATCTCGGCACGGGCGCAATAG